A genomic stretch from Myxocyprinus asiaticus isolate MX2 ecotype Aquarium Trade chromosome 24, UBuf_Myxa_2, whole genome shotgun sequence includes:
- the LOC127414571 gene encoding GRAM domain-containing protein 2B-like isoform X1: MNVLLCQCAENVDEEEGIKMTRPDALISLDAETDISARKKPTLVRSKTLDPSLLLQVQRDSESKCERRKPQTGQFLRTNSQYHKVFKDISEDEQLRQSYTCALQKDILYQGRLFVSDNWICFHSKVFGKDTKIVIPVSSVTVIKKTKTAILVPNALVISTAHERHVFVSFLSRDTTYKVLMSVCPHLVEECPGISQIPSQSSLRGNQTSLPTDLSVDLSDLDAPVRQTDQHMDDSSSSDCPESPDFEKTPKFPKRSQTFTDKSKQDNELDSHPQQQTDTTTNLQYNGSSEVKFMKTLRPVSLSLNTLVVVYLSLVCILMLSSCYMAFKIVSLEERLTSLVSMEIPHKGDEYEGLFTGDPAEICSVLSASLVKLEKIHRSLQRLLESVSDE, from the exons ATGAATGTTTTACTATG TCAATGTGCTGAAAATGTGGACGAGGAGGAAGGAATCAAAATGACGCGGCCTGATGCTTTAATCTCACTGGACGCTGAGACTGATATATCCGCCAGAAAAAAACCAACTCTCGTcag ATCCAAAACATTAGACCCTTCACTCCTTCTGCAAGTCCAGAGGGACTCTGAATCAAAGTGTGAACGCAGGAAACCGCAGACGGGACAG TTTCTGCGAACAAATTCCCAGTACCACAAAGTTTTTAAAGACATAAGTGAAGATGAACAACTGAGACAGA GTTACACATGTGCCTTACAGAAAGATATTCTGTATCAAGGGAGACTCTTTGTGTCTGATAACTGGATTTGTTTCCATTCCAAAGTTTTTGGAAAAGACACcaag ATTGTGATTCCAGTTTCCTCTGTGACAGTCATCAAGAAAACAAAAACTGCCATCTTGGTGCCAAATGCGCTGGTTATTTCGACAGCACACGAGCGG CATGTGTTTGTCTCATTTCTGTCTCGAGACACCACATACAAGGTTTTGATGTCAGTTTGCCCTCACTTGGTC GAGGAATGTCCTGGGATCAGTCAGATTCCATCACAGAGCAGCTTGAGAGGAAATCAGACGTCTCTTCCCACA GATCTCTCAGTGGATTTGTCTGATTTAGATGCTCCAGTCAGACAGACGGATCAACACATGGATGACAGCAGCAGCTCCGACTGTCCAGAGTCTCCAGATTTTGAGAAAACCCCCA AATTCCCCAAACGTTCGCAAACTTTCACTGACAAATCTAAACAAGACAATGAACTGGATTCTCACCCACAACAACAAACTGATACTACAACAAACCTGCAATACAATG GGTCATCAGAGGTCAAGTTCATGAAAACATTGAGACCGGTTTCACTCTCCTTAAACACACTTGTGGTGGTCTATCTGTCTCT TGTCTGTATTCTGATGTTGTCGTCTTGTTACATGGCGTTTAAAATCGTATCTCTGGAGGAACGCCTGACATCCCTTGTCTCCATGGAGATTCCTCACAAAGG AGATGAATATGAAGGCTTGTTCACTGGAGATCCAGCGGAGATCTGCTCTGTGCTTTCTGCGAGTCTTGTGAAGTTGGAAAAG ATTCACAGAAGTCTGCAGAGACTGCTGGAATCTGTATCTGATGAGTAA
- the LOC127414571 gene encoding GRAM domain-containing protein 2B-like isoform X2 → MTRPDALISLDAETDISARKKPTLVRSKTLDPSLLLQVQRDSESKCERRKPQTGQFLRTNSQYHKVFKDISEDEQLRQSYTCALQKDILYQGRLFVSDNWICFHSKVFGKDTKIVIPVSSVTVIKKTKTAILVPNALVISTAHERHVFVSFLSRDTTYKVLMSVCPHLVEECPGISQIPSQSSLRGNQTSLPTDLSVDLSDLDAPVRQTDQHMDDSSSSDCPESPDFEKTPKFPKRSQTFTDKSKQDNELDSHPQQQTDTTTNLQYNGSSEVKFMKTLRPVSLSLNTLVVVYLSLVCILMLSSCYMAFKIVSLEERLTSLVSMEIPHKGDEYEGLFTGDPAEICSVLSASLVKLEKIHRSLQRLLESVSDE, encoded by the exons ATGACGCGGCCTGATGCTTTAATCTCACTGGACGCTGAGACTGATATATCCGCCAGAAAAAAACCAACTCTCGTcag ATCCAAAACATTAGACCCTTCACTCCTTCTGCAAGTCCAGAGGGACTCTGAATCAAAGTGTGAACGCAGGAAACCGCAGACGGGACAG TTTCTGCGAACAAATTCCCAGTACCACAAAGTTTTTAAAGACATAAGTGAAGATGAACAACTGAGACAGA GTTACACATGTGCCTTACAGAAAGATATTCTGTATCAAGGGAGACTCTTTGTGTCTGATAACTGGATTTGTTTCCATTCCAAAGTTTTTGGAAAAGACACcaag ATTGTGATTCCAGTTTCCTCTGTGACAGTCATCAAGAAAACAAAAACTGCCATCTTGGTGCCAAATGCGCTGGTTATTTCGACAGCACACGAGCGG CATGTGTTTGTCTCATTTCTGTCTCGAGACACCACATACAAGGTTTTGATGTCAGTTTGCCCTCACTTGGTC GAGGAATGTCCTGGGATCAGTCAGATTCCATCACAGAGCAGCTTGAGAGGAAATCAGACGTCTCTTCCCACA GATCTCTCAGTGGATTTGTCTGATTTAGATGCTCCAGTCAGACAGACGGATCAACACATGGATGACAGCAGCAGCTCCGACTGTCCAGAGTCTCCAGATTTTGAGAAAACCCCCA AATTCCCCAAACGTTCGCAAACTTTCACTGACAAATCTAAACAAGACAATGAACTGGATTCTCACCCACAACAACAAACTGATACTACAACAAACCTGCAATACAATG GGTCATCAGAGGTCAAGTTCATGAAAACATTGAGACCGGTTTCACTCTCCTTAAACACACTTGTGGTGGTCTATCTGTCTCT TGTCTGTATTCTGATGTTGTCGTCTTGTTACATGGCGTTTAAAATCGTATCTCTGGAGGAACGCCTGACATCCCTTGTCTCCATGGAGATTCCTCACAAAGG AGATGAATATGAAGGCTTGTTCACTGGAGATCCAGCGGAGATCTGCTCTGTGCTTTCTGCGAGTCTTGTGAAGTTGGAAAAG ATTCACAGAAGTCTGCAGAGACTGCTGGAATCTGTATCTGATGAGTAA